A single region of the Rhizobium sp. NLR16a genome encodes:
- a CDS encoding O-acetylhomoserine aminocarboxypropyltransferase: protein MAKNDPGFNTLAIHAGAQPDPATGARVTPIYQTTAFVFNDSDHAAALFGLQAFGNIYTRIMNPTQAVLEERVAALEGGTAALAVASGHAAQMIVFHTIMRPGENFIAARKLYGGSINQFGHAFENFGWQVRWADSADPASFESQIDDKTRGIFIESLANPGGTFVDIAAIADVAHRHGLPLIVDNTMATPYLIRPIEHGADIVVHSLTKFLGGHGNSMGGLIVDGGTFDWSKSGNYPMLSSPRPEYNGMVLHATFGNFAFAIAARVLGLRDLGPAISPFNAFLILTGIETLPLRMQRHSDNAIAVARWLKAHSKIAWVNYAGLEDDPNHALQQRYSPKGAGSVFTFGIRGGYEAGKTLVEGLELFSHLANIGDTRSLVIHPASTTHRQLSDEQKIAAGAGPDVVRLSIGIEDVNDIIADLEQALSKI from the coding sequence ATGGCCAAGAACGATCCTGGATTCAACACCTTGGCGATCCACGCAGGCGCACAGCCCGACCCAGCGACCGGCGCACGGGTGACGCCGATCTACCAGACGACCGCTTTCGTCTTCAACGATTCCGACCATGCCGCCGCCCTCTTCGGCCTGCAGGCCTTCGGTAATATTTACACCCGCATCATGAACCCGACGCAGGCCGTGCTCGAGGAACGCGTCGCCGCGCTCGAGGGCGGTACGGCGGCCCTTGCCGTCGCCTCCGGCCACGCGGCGCAGATGATCGTCTTCCACACCATCATGCGCCCGGGCGAAAATTTTATCGCCGCCCGCAAGCTCTATGGCGGCTCGATCAATCAGTTCGGCCATGCTTTCGAGAATTTCGGCTGGCAGGTGCGCTGGGCCGATTCCGCCGATCCGGCGAGCTTCGAAAGCCAGATCGACGACAAGACCCGCGGCATCTTCATCGAAAGCCTTGCCAATCCGGGCGGCACTTTCGTCGATATCGCCGCTATTGCCGACGTCGCTCATCGCCACGGCCTGCCGCTGATCGTCGACAACACGATGGCAACACCCTATCTCATCCGTCCGATCGAGCACGGCGCCGATATCGTCGTGCACTCGCTGACGAAATTTCTCGGCGGCCACGGCAACTCCATGGGCGGCCTTATCGTCGACGGCGGCACCTTCGACTGGTCGAAGTCAGGCAATTACCCGATGCTGTCTAGCCCGCGACCGGAATATAACGGCATGGTGCTGCACGCGACTTTCGGCAATTTCGCCTTTGCGATCGCTGCCCGCGTGCTCGGCCTGCGCGACCTCGGCCCGGCGATTTCGCCCTTCAATGCCTTCCTGATTCTGACCGGCATCGAGACGCTGCCGCTCAGAATGCAGCGCCACAGCGACAATGCCATCGCTGTCGCCCGGTGGCTGAAGGCGCACAGCAAGATCGCTTGGGTGAATTATGCCGGCCTTGAAGACGATCCGAACCATGCCCTGCAGCAGCGTTATTCGCCGAAGGGCGCAGGCTCCGTCTTCACCTTCGGCATCCGGGGCGGTTATGAGGCTGGCAAGACTCTGGTCGAAGGACTTGAGCTCTTCTCCCATCTGGCCAATATCGGCGACACCCGCTCGCTCGTCATTCATCCGGCCTCGACGACGCACCGGCAACTGAGCGACGAGCAGAAAATCGCCGCCGGCGCCGGACCCGACGTGGTGCGGCTTTCCATCGGCATCGAGGACGTTAACGACATCATCGCCGATCTTGAGCAGGCGCTCTCGAAGATCTGA
- a CDS encoding DUF1127 domain-containing protein: MTIEFDESLEIPLSALRLKHRETARWSRRLLVAVECRLEKRRSRRKLSELTDDELRDIGLTPAQARAERSKSWFWF; encoded by the coding sequence ATGACTATAGAATTCGACGAAAGCTTGGAGATACCGCTGAGCGCCCTTCGGCTGAAACATCGTGAGACGGCGCGTTGGAGCAGGCGGCTGCTGGTAGCCGTCGAGTGTCGGCTCGAAAAGCGCCGCAGCCGCCGCAAGCTGTCGGAACTCACCGATGACGAGCTACGCGATATCGGTCTGACCCCTGCGCAGGCGAGGGCGGAGAGATCGAAATCATGGTTCTGGTTTTGA
- a CDS encoding AAA family ATPase, translating into MPLVILTGASGAGKTTIAEAVGRRHGQEIEVFYKDSIGVPPMQEMVDQFGSVEEWQRAATFAWISRLSPLLAEGRSVLFEGQSRFSFLAEAAERAGIGSHSCLLIDCDDDTRARRLSIDRGQPELANPDMMNWAAFLRHEAATYGCEILDTSKLTVEQGIERVLRELRRQRV; encoded by the coding sequence ATGCCACTCGTCATTCTCACCGGCGCATCGGGAGCCGGGAAAACTACCATTGCTGAGGCTGTCGGACGCCGGCACGGGCAGGAGATCGAAGTCTTTTACAAGGACAGCATCGGCGTTCCGCCTATGCAAGAGATGGTTGACCAATTCGGCTCCGTCGAAGAATGGCAGAGAGCGGCCACTTTCGCATGGATATCGCGACTGTCGCCGCTCCTGGCAGAAGGACGTAGCGTCCTGTTCGAGGGGCAGTCGCGTTTTTCCTTTCTGGCCGAAGCTGCCGAACGTGCCGGGATCGGTTCGCATTCCTGCCTCCTGATCGATTGCGACGACGACACCCGAGCCCGGCGCCTTTCGATTGATCGAGGCCAGCCTGAGTTGGCAAATCCGGATATGATGAACTGGGCCGCCTTCCTACGGCACGAAGCAGCGACATACGGATGCGAAATTCTCGACACATCGAAGCTGACGGTGGAACAGGGAATTGAACGAGTCCTTCGCGAATTGCGGCGGCAGCGTGTTTGA
- a CDS encoding EamA family transporter, protein MPLDVILLVLFGALLHATWNAIVKAGSDKSLDAALISAGGAVSALPFLAFLPLPQSAAWPFIGASAILQFAYFQLVAAAYRAGDIGLVYPLMRGCAPLLVAATSGVVLRENLSGAALAGTMTISAGVLTLALEARRSSGHAVAFSIANAFVIASYTYVDGIGARLSGNAVSYTLWMSLLPPILLLAWAASQRGSLTVLRHVRRNWWRGLIGGAGSIASYGLALWAMTKAPVATVAALRETSILFALVLSVVVFKEKAGIWRYVAGVVIAIGVLVLKLA, encoded by the coding sequence TTGCCTCTCGACGTCATCCTGCTCGTTCTGTTCGGTGCGTTGCTGCATGCGACATGGAACGCGATCGTCAAAGCGGGAAGCGACAAATCCCTGGATGCGGCGTTGATTTCGGCCGGCGGCGCGGTGTCCGCGCTGCCGTTTCTGGCATTTCTGCCGTTGCCGCAGAGCGCAGCCTGGCCGTTCATCGGCGCCTCGGCCATCCTGCAGTTCGCCTATTTCCAGCTGGTTGCCGCCGCCTACCGAGCCGGTGATATCGGCCTCGTCTATCCGCTGATGCGTGGTTGCGCGCCGTTGCTGGTCGCCGCGACAAGCGGTGTCGTCCTGCGCGAAAATCTTTCCGGCGCCGCTCTTGCCGGCACCATGACGATTTCAGCCGGCGTCCTGACGCTCGCCCTGGAGGCTCGGCGCAGCAGCGGCCACGCGGTCGCCTTCTCCATTGCCAATGCTTTCGTCATCGCCAGCTACACTTATGTTGACGGCATCGGCGCTCGTCTTTCAGGCAATGCGGTTTCCTATACGTTGTGGATGTCGCTGCTGCCGCCGATACTGCTACTTGCCTGGGCGGCGTCGCAGCGCGGCAGCTTGACGGTGCTGCGTCACGTTCGCCGCAACTGGTGGCGCGGCCTGATCGGCGGCGCGGGATCAATTGCATCCTATGGACTGGCACTTTGGGCGATGACGAAGGCGCCGGTGGCGACCGTTGCTGCACTGCGGGAAACTTCGATCCTCTTTGCCCTGGTGCTCTCGGTTGTCGTATTCAAGGAAAAAGCCGGCATCTGGCGTTACGTCGCTGGCGTCGTCATCGCGATCGGCGTGCTGGTTCTGAAACTCGCCTGA
- a CDS encoding enoyl-CoA hydratase, which produces MTAEIVSFRKEADRTDGLLLRSLRDGVLRLVLNDPPANVLSIALLEALMAELEKAQADLDVRVIVIASTGVVFSAGHDLKELTAHRVDEDQGAAFFEKSFRLCADFMLKIAHLPKPVIAEVDGLATAAGCQLVASCDLAICTDTSTFCTPGVNIGLFCSTPMVAVSRAAHRKQAMEMLLTGETIDASTAKDFGLVNRIVPKQYLAQVVSKYAAVIAGKSPLILKIGKEAFYGQLELPMEAAYDYAAKVMVDNMLTQDAQEGIGAFLGKRKPEWKGE; this is translated from the coding sequence ATCACGGCCGAAATCGTATCCTTCCGAAAGGAAGCGGACAGGACGGATGGATTGTTGCTCCGCTCGTTGCGCGACGGCGTGCTGCGGCTCGTGCTTAACGACCCGCCGGCCAATGTGCTTTCGATCGCGCTTCTCGAAGCGCTGATGGCTGAGCTCGAAAAGGCGCAGGCCGATTTGGATGTGCGCGTCATCGTCATCGCCTCCACCGGCGTCGTCTTTTCCGCCGGCCATGACCTCAAGGAACTCACGGCCCATCGCGTTGACGAAGATCAGGGCGCCGCTTTTTTCGAGAAAAGCTTCCGGCTCTGCGCCGATTTCATGCTGAAGATCGCGCATCTGCCAAAACCTGTTATCGCCGAGGTCGATGGGCTTGCAACGGCTGCGGGCTGTCAGCTCGTCGCCTCGTGCGATCTGGCGATCTGCACCGACACTTCGACGTTCTGCACGCCGGGTGTCAATATCGGCCTGTTCTGTTCGACGCCAATGGTGGCCGTTTCCCGTGCCGCGCACCGTAAGCAGGCTATGGAGATGCTCTTGACCGGTGAGACGATCGACGCCTCGACCGCCAAGGATTTCGGCCTCGTCAACCGCATCGTGCCGAAGCAGTATCTGGCGCAGGTCGTTTCCAAATATGCCGCCGTGATTGCCGGCAAATCGCCACTGATCCTGAAAATTGGCAAGGAAGCGTTTTATGGGCAGCTCGAACTACCAATGGAGGCGGCCTATGATTATGCCGCCAAGGTGATGGTGGACAACATGCTGACGCAGGACGCGCAGGAAGGGATCGGCGCCTTTCTCGGCAAGCGCAAGCCGGAATGGAAGGGCGAATGA
- a CDS encoding DUF982 domain-containing protein has translation MCWNTSSAFTPVALALRGPATRKIVRTLGDAAHLLINDWPSDDGEEYVAAVKACVDAITGKISPERFREALLLAADEAGIAALTVVPVGVTERRPDLRSAAPR, from the coding sequence ATGTGCTGGAATACATCATCGGCATTCACGCCGGTCGCGCTTGCTTTGCGCGGTCCGGCAACACGCAAGATCGTCCGGACGCTCGGCGATGCGGCGCATCTCCTGATCAACGATTGGCCTTCTGATGACGGCGAGGAATACGTCGCTGCCGTAAAAGCCTGTGTCGATGCAATTACCGGGAAAATTAGCCCGGAACGATTCCGCGAGGCGCTTCTGCTTGCAGCCGATGAAGCGGGTATCGCTGCTCTGACAGTCGTCCCCGTCGGAGTGACAGAGCGGCGACCGGACCTGCGTTCGGCCGCGCCAAGATAG
- a CDS encoding CoA-binding protein, with product MDHDAYTDDYLTGILQSVKTIALTGASPKPARPSNGVMGYLLSRGYEVIPVNPGQAGKQIQGRTVYARLADVPVPIDMVDVFRAAEYLDGVVNEALALRPLPKVIWAQLGVRDDAAAAKAEAAGIRVVMNRCPAIEYPRLIA from the coding sequence ATGGATCATGACGCCTACACGGATGATTATCTCACCGGAATCCTGCAATCGGTAAAGACCATCGCCCTGACCGGTGCCTCGCCCAAGCCGGCGCGGCCGAGCAACGGCGTCATGGGCTATCTGCTGTCGCGCGGCTATGAGGTCATACCCGTCAATCCGGGGCAGGCGGGCAAACAGATCCAAGGCCGCACCGTCTATGCCCGGCTTGCCGACGTTCCGGTGCCGATCGATATGGTCGACGTCTTTCGCGCCGCCGAATATCTCGATGGGGTCGTTAACGAGGCGTTGGCGCTGAGGCCGCTACCGAAGGTCATCTGGGCTCAGCTTGGCGTCCGCGACGATGCCGCGGCGGCAAAAGCGGAGGCTGCCGGCATTAGAGTGGTGATGAACCGTTGCCCGGCGATCGAATATCCCCGTCTCATTGCCTGA
- a CDS encoding VOC family protein, with protein MHLTLELFVQTPRTSIDFYQRVLGFEVEGSTSTEYAMLRNGDAAIAINSRSVLSSDHPLRGEIGDRVGLGVEIVLKVADVEDAYRKADESGWPLSALAVQPWGLRDFRLIDPDGYYVRVTSTHTH; from the coding sequence TTGCACCTGACGTTGGAGTTGTTTGTCCAAACGCCCCGGACATCGATTGATTTCTATCAGCGAGTCCTGGGCTTTGAAGTCGAGGGCTCGACGAGCACGGAATATGCGATGTTGAGAAACGGCGACGCCGCCATCGCGATCAATTCGCGAAGCGTCCTTTCGAGCGATCATCCGTTACGCGGCGAAATTGGCGACAGGGTCGGCCTCGGCGTCGAGATCGTCCTGAAGGTCGCTGATGTCGAGGATGCCTATCGCAAGGCGGACGAGAGCGGCTGGCCACTTTCCGCCCTCGCCGTGCAGCCTTGGGGACTGCGTGACTTTCGCCTTATCGATCCCGACGGCTATTATGTCAGAGTGACCAGTACCCACACGCACTGA
- a CDS encoding LysR family transcriptional regulator — protein MHKDFFGMALNLDQLATFINVADLGSFTAAADKEGVTQPAVSLQIKGLEQRLGVRLIERVGRRAQPTAAGIDLLSHARRLLQEAAVAEEAMMPHRDGASGRVRIGSGGTASIHLLPRAISAARKSMPGLEITVSIGNADDILRDLEANSLDIAVVALPASGRNFEIEPFFEEELLAVAPAGSPVPKGGPDAAFMRDRTLLLYEGGNTRRAIDAWLAAPGTRIRPAMEFGSIEAIKELVAVGLGWSILPGLAVKRDRAGLLTASSLRPKLTRRLGMVLRRDKHLTRGLREMIKCLRAFED, from the coding sequence ATGCATAAGGATTTCTTTGGAATGGCTCTCAATCTCGACCAACTCGCAACCTTCATCAATGTCGCCGACCTCGGGAGCTTTACGGCTGCGGCCGACAAGGAAGGCGTGACGCAGCCGGCCGTCAGCCTGCAGATCAAGGGGCTCGAACAGCGGCTCGGCGTCAGGCTGATCGAGCGCGTCGGACGGCGGGCGCAACCGACGGCGGCGGGCATCGACCTGCTTTCGCATGCAAGGCGTCTGCTTCAGGAGGCAGCCGTGGCGGAAGAAGCGATGATGCCCCACAGGGATGGCGCCAGCGGCCGTGTGCGCATCGGCAGCGGCGGCACGGCATCGATCCATCTGCTTCCGCGCGCCATCTCCGCCGCCCGGAAGTCCATGCCCGGCCTCGAAATCACCGTCTCGATCGGCAATGCCGACGATATTCTGCGCGATCTGGAAGCCAACAGTCTCGACATCGCCGTCGTGGCCCTGCCGGCATCGGGACGGAACTTCGAGATCGAACCCTTTTTCGAGGAGGAATTGCTGGCTGTCGCCCCCGCGGGCAGCCCCGTGCCCAAGGGTGGACCGGACGCCGCCTTCATGCGCGACAGGACGCTGCTACTATATGAGGGCGGCAATACGAGACGGGCAATCGACGCCTGGCTGGCAGCCCCGGGCACCAGGATCCGACCGGCGATGGAGTTCGGCAGTATTGAGGCGATCAAGGAACTGGTGGCCGTGGGACTCGGCTGGTCGATCCTGCCGGGGTTGGCGGTGAAGCGCGACCGCGCCGGTCTCCTGACGGCATCGTCGCTGCGGCCGAAGCTGACACGCCGCCTTGGCATGGTTCTTCGCCGGGACAAACATCTGACACGCGGCCTTCGGGAAATGATAAAATGCCTGCGCGCTTTTGAGGATTAG